The Podarcis raffonei isolate rPodRaf1 chromosome 2, rPodRaf1.pri, whole genome shotgun sequence genome window below encodes:
- the GNAT1 gene encoding guanine nucleotide-binding protein G(t) subunit alpha-1 isoform X1: protein MGAGASAEEKHSRELEKKLKEDAEKDARTVKLLLLGAGESGKSTIVKQMKIIHQDGYSLEECLEFISIIYSNTLQSMLAIVRAMGTLNIQYGDSARQDDSRKLQHLADTIEEGCMSKEMSDIICRLWEDTGIQACFERASEYQLNDSAGYYLRDLPRLVAPGYVPTEQDVLRSRVKTTGIIETQFSFKDLHFRMFDVGGQRSERKKWIHCFEGVTCIIFIAALSAYDMVLVEDDDVNRMHESLHLFNSICNHRYFATTSIVLFLNKKDVFQEKIKKAHLSICFPDYDGPNTYEDAGAYIKVQFLELNIRKDVKEIYSHMTCATDTQNVKFVFDAVTDIIIKENLKDCGLF from the exons ATGGGTGCAGGCGCCAGTGCAGAGGAAAAACATTCCCGTGAGCTGGAGAAGAAACTGAAGGAAGATGCTGAGAAGGATGCCAGGACAGTCAAGCTACTGCTTCTTG GAGCTGGAGAATCAGGGAAAAGCACCATTGTCAAGCAAATGAA AATTATCCATCAGGATGGTTACTCATTAGAGGAATGCTTGGAGTTCATCTCCATTATTTACAGCAATACTTTGCAGTCCATGTTGGCCATTGTGAGGGCCATGGGCACACTCAACATCCAGTATGGAGACTCAGCCAGGCAG GATGATTCCCGGAAGCTGCAGCACTTAGCAGACACCATTGAAGAAGGCTGCATGTCAAAGGAGATGTCCGACATTATCTGCCGGCTCTGGGAGGACACCGGCATCCAAGCCTGCTTTGAGAGGGCCTCAGAGTATCAGCTGAATGACTCAGCTGGCTA TTACCTGAGGGACCTGCCGCGACTAGTGGCCCCTGGATATGTCCCCACAGAGCAGGATGTTCTCCGCTCCAGGGTTAAGACAACGGGCATAATTGAAACCCAGTTTTCCTTCAAGGACCTCCACTTCAG GATGTTTGACGTGGGCGGCCAGCGCTCAGAACGCAAGAAGTGGATCCACTGCTTTGAAGGAGTCACttgcatcatcttcattgctgcCCTCAGCGCCTATGACATGGTCCTGGTGGAGGACGACGATGTG AATCGCATGCATGAGAGCCTGCACCTCTTCAACAGTATCTGCAACCACCGCTACTTTGccaccacctccattgttcttttCCTCAACAAGAAAGACGTTTTCCAGGAAAAGATCAAGAAGGCACACCTCAGCATCTGCTTTCCAGATTATGATG GGCCCAATACCTACGAGGATGCTGGTGCCTACATCAAGGTGCAGTTCCTGGAGCTGAACATAAGGAAAGATGTGAAGGAAATCTACTCACACATGACCTGTGCCACAGACACCCAGAATGTCAAGTTTGTCTTTGATGCTGTCACTGACATCATCATCAAAGAAAATCTGAAGGATTGTGGCCTTTTCTGA
- the GNAT1 gene encoding guanine nucleotide-binding protein G(t) subunit alpha-1 isoform X2: protein MGAGASAEEKHSRELEKKLKEDAEKDARTVKLLLLGAGESGKSTIVKQMKIIHQDGYSLEECLEFISIIYSNTLQSMLAIVRAMGTLNIQYGDSARQDDSRKLQHLADTIEEGCMSKEMSDIICRLWEDTGIQACFERASEYQLNDSAGYYLRDLPRLVAPGYVPTEQDVLRSRVKTTGIIETQFSFKDLHFRMFDVGGQRSERKKWIHCFEGVTCIIFIAALSAYDMVLVEDDDVNRMHESLHLFNSICNHRYFATTSIVLFLNKKDVFQEKIKKAHLSICFPDYDASVSTQGPIPTRMLVPTSRCSSWS from the exons ATGGGTGCAGGCGCCAGTGCAGAGGAAAAACATTCCCGTGAGCTGGAGAAGAAACTGAAGGAAGATGCTGAGAAGGATGCCAGGACAGTCAAGCTACTGCTTCTTG GAGCTGGAGAATCAGGGAAAAGCACCATTGTCAAGCAAATGAA AATTATCCATCAGGATGGTTACTCATTAGAGGAATGCTTGGAGTTCATCTCCATTATTTACAGCAATACTTTGCAGTCCATGTTGGCCATTGTGAGGGCCATGGGCACACTCAACATCCAGTATGGAGACTCAGCCAGGCAG GATGATTCCCGGAAGCTGCAGCACTTAGCAGACACCATTGAAGAAGGCTGCATGTCAAAGGAGATGTCCGACATTATCTGCCGGCTCTGGGAGGACACCGGCATCCAAGCCTGCTTTGAGAGGGCCTCAGAGTATCAGCTGAATGACTCAGCTGGCTA TTACCTGAGGGACCTGCCGCGACTAGTGGCCCCTGGATATGTCCCCACAGAGCAGGATGTTCTCCGCTCCAGGGTTAAGACAACGGGCATAATTGAAACCCAGTTTTCCTTCAAGGACCTCCACTTCAG GATGTTTGACGTGGGCGGCCAGCGCTCAGAACGCAAGAAGTGGATCCACTGCTTTGAAGGAGTCACttgcatcatcttcattgctgcCCTCAGCGCCTATGACATGGTCCTGGTGGAGGACGACGATGTG AATCGCATGCATGAGAGCCTGCACCTCTTCAACAGTATCTGCAACCACCGCTACTTTGccaccacctccattgttcttttCCTCAACAAGAAAGACGTTTTCCAGGAAAAGATCAAGAAGGCACACCTCAGCATCTGCTTTCCAGATTATGATG CATCCGTGTCTACACAGGGCCCAATACCTACGAGGATGCTGGTGCCTACATCAAGGTGCAGTTCCTGGAGCTGA